In Paramormyrops kingsleyae isolate MSU_618 chromosome 18, PKINGS_0.4, whole genome shotgun sequence, the DNA window aaacaaacaaaaaaaaaaagacacacagTTGGATCACAAGAGAAGTTAGTgtttgattttttccccccacacaTCCACTGAAGCGATTCCTGAGTATTGATTGGTTGAATGTGCTGGTTTTGTGAAGTCAACGTCAGTCATACATTTATTGAAAAGTAAGAGGCTACGTCATTCAGTCAGACTGCCAAAGCTTCATTATGATTCATCACGTTACATTTCTACATCCGTGGGAGTCCAAGGCCTCCACTAAGCATAGTGTTCCGATTTTGTAGGCAGCAAGATACACCAAGGACTGCCGCCTTCTGTAAAAAGCTGAAAAGCATCAGTTACACGCTTTACACaccacaaaaaaatgaaaaagtaatAATTTAACTGAGCCTCAACATTGCTTATTAGAAAGTTTCCAGTTTGCCTGCTTAAAGGCGAAATACAATGTATCATCCATCATTCATACCAAAGCTACCATGTGTTGTTTGCATAAGCATCACTGATTATACATAATTCTAGACGACTGAAAAGATATTGTTCATTACAGCATACATAATTTTTTGcagaaaacaaatatattaaatattatatgGAACTAGTAAAAAGTACCAGAAATGAGTTATTAAATGAGAATTATTTTGTTCCTCAGAAGAGATCTCACATTGGTTCAGGCAGTCGGCAGATGTACCGTACAAAGTTAAGTACTCAATGAGCTTCAGGGCACTTGTTACAAAGGCAGTGATGGTGGTGCGGGCTTTGAGATGACATTTAGCCACAAGAAGAAATCGCCCCTAACGGAGATAAGACCAACATCTCAAGTGACAGCTACCTTATTCAAGTGGCAACGGCTGCAGAGCTTTTTCAAGGTGCTTAAATTATTGACGTTACACATGTTAAATCTGTCCAGCCAATGACAAACATAACAGTCTGCCTGTGTTTCAGTGCATTTTAGTTTGTCTTTGTGGTCACCTCTGGTATCTTGAGTGTGAAATGTAACTGATCCTGGACTTTTAGATAGGTAGCCAGGCAACACGGCTGAGGAAACATTTGCAGTTCAGAACTGGGAAGATCAACACTGGCTGATTTTTGCCTCGCAGTGTAGATGCTGGAAAAgactaaaaatgttttatggaAGCACCAGTTTTTCTACCTGCAACAATAAGGTCAGCGCTGAGTAACCCAGAATAAAATATTCAGAAGAAAATCAACTGACTGCTGAACATAAGCGGGGATGATCGAACTGGTGCCACAGAGATGGCCAACCAAAAGGATTTCATGGGTTTGATTTAAGCAAGGGAGCAGTACCCTTAGCAGACTTCTTCCCCCTGTTGTGTTCACTAAACTCCTCTGCGGTGTTGTTGCCCTGATCTATCACTAGCTTCAGTACTGTTCAAGTTAGCAGCAATGAAACAGGGTGTCCCTGTACCTTGCGTATTTAGAAAATTAAGTAAAAATTAGCACTATACAGTCGCACATGCCAACTCGAATGTTGAAGTGTACttagattaaataaaaaatagcatATTTTTACAGCAAATCAGTGTAATTACAGACTTGTGCTTTGTGGTTAATGTGGCTCGGGGTGAGGGTGGTGGTTCGTAAGGGAAACAGACACCCAGAGACGTGGACAGAACATGGTGGCAGGTCTGCCTGTCACTTGCTTGCAGCTTTGCTGTGTCAGTTCTGGcggggccccctggtggccacgtCAGGACCTGAAGACGTGCACGGCGCGCACCACGTACTGCCTGCAGATGGGGCACTCGCTCATGCGCTTGCCACACTTGCTGCAGGTGACCATGTGACCGCACTCCAGCAGCACGCAGTCGATGGGGGAGTCCATGCAGATTTTACACAAGTTCTCCTCCTGACTCTTGGGACCAGCTGAGTCTGGGGCAACAGCAGAGATGAACGGTTCTGTTAGAAGCAGCCGCAATGGTATGTGCAATTTAATCTACGTGACCTGGTTTCTCAACTAGGCATTGCAGAAAACACATTTGAATGAACGAGCTGGAGTACTTCTGGGATCTACATTCTCAATGTACAGCTAAATGGGATAAGTGTTTCTCTTGCTGCTTGAAACTGTCAAGCAGATTATAATCAAACATCTTACAGGTATCATACTAAATTTCCtcatcaaaaaaataaatcacatggTAAAATATTTGGCAGTACTGGTTGTTAAGAAACAAATAAGTGACCCATAATTACAATGTTTCATCTCTGATTGTGGCTCAGTTTATTTACAGTGAAATGCAGAGATTTTGTTGGTGGAGTGTGACCATCTGTTCTGTGGATGGGTAATTATGGGCATCTACTGGCATCCAGCACAAATTTCTCTGCAATGCTGATAGGCAccaagagtgggggggggggggcttcctggcAGATATGAGAGGGATGGGGCTGCAGAATTGAGCTTTGAGAGTAATTGCATTTCATGGAATGTCAAATGTAATTAGGTAAACCTGTAGTGTGTTAAATATGCCAATAGATGACATTTCACACATGGAATGAACAGTGAGCCAGAGACAGACCTGGATTCTCGAGACCCTTCTGGTTGTTATAGAGGCGTGTAACCCTCTCCATCAGCTCCCACTTCTCACAGCAGCCGGTGTAGCTGACGAAATTGCGGGCGAGGATCTCCTTCAGCTGGCGCACGCTCAGGGCCTCAATGTCGTCCACGGTGCTGATGTCAGCCAAGGATGCTCTGCGACCAGGAACCATGGTCTCCTCTGTGTCAGACTGGAGAGGAGGGCAGGTTTTAAAATTGCTGACCACCTGGACCCAGGCTGCTGATCTGCCAAAGGATTCTCTAGGTTCTTGTAAGACCAGCACAGGGCTGAAACAAATGTGCTGTTATCCAGGGTAAAGTGAAGAGTGcagcaggaacaggagcacAGGAACAGGAGCCCAGTGCTCTCATTCCCACTAAATCTTATTCTTCTATCATTCTTgagtaaacatttttaaaaatgttaaatttcCAAGCTCATTGGGATAAATGTCAGAGGCGTTGTCGTTCTACTCCTTAAACATGAACCTCCAGTGATCCCTTTAGTCTTGTTCAGCtccaaacaaagaaaaaagCCACCAAGAAGGGGAGAAAACATCTTGCCCAGACTGAAAAATCAAACATGCAAACCTGAAATTCCTGTTCTTCTTGGACCTCCGTGTCCATCTCATGATCAGGCGTCTCCTCTGGACTGGAGGTCATAGGGACAGACAGACCCTGGAGGAAAATTTACACCAGTAAAGGATTCAAGATTTATATCTGTCACATGCATGAATGCAGTGGTACACcagcagtgaaatgaaattgcTGCTACCCCAATCTGTGCAAAAAAACAAGGTAAAAtacagaaacaaatgaaaagcatATAAAAGTAGGGACTCACGATCATATGGtgcatgcacaataatcaccagggttTTACATGAGGAAAGAAACATCTGTCCGGGCACCAGTGTCTCGATACTATATGAACGTttacttacgcccacaatttggtaaacAGACTAGTAGTgagccacttcagtgcttatcgcttccatgatttactaAGACAGTAGCATGCGGCGTGCTCAGCTAAACAAATTTAAGGATACGGCGtattttatacagattactaacttatGGGCGTCACAATATGTCCCTCATTAACGTTTTAGGTGAACTACTAATCTGCTGACCAAATTGTGGGGCATAAGTGAAAGTTCGTAAAGTACCGAAGAGCTGGCATCCGGTAAAATGTTTCGGccatcatctaaagccctggtgattatcgCGCATGGGCCATATTATAGCGAGTACATCGCGATgtgatatcatgcagccctaataaatgagaaaatatttaaagtgcagGTTGGAATTAGtgtattttagtttttaattgGGGGTGTTAGTTAATGACCCTAAATGCCTGGGGGTAGAAGCTTCTCCTCAGACTCTCTGTCCCAGCCATAAGGCTCTGGAGGCGCCTGTCTTTGTGCAGCCACTGGAACAGTTTATGGCCAGGGTGGGTGAcagtttttgggatgacctcttaGTCAGCCAGCAACACTGGGTCCCAAGGCTTAGAGcggagaaccactgctttattactgGCCGATTGAGAGGTCGTCCTAATAGCCCACACCCACACCAGCCCTCACTGGATCTGCttccccacccctggtttaTGACGCAGGTGGTGAACCCTTatgataaaacaaaaaaaaaaaaacaatagtatttaaaaaattatcatTTTCTTCCCTGAAAGTTAAGCCATTTTTCCCTGGAAAATCCTTACCTGGTCATCACTGGGGCCATGAGGCTCCAGGTCCACAGACGAAGGTGGGTCAGGAGGTGTGGATAGGTGAATGGGGCTGGGGGCGGCTTCTGGTGGGGTCGAGCTTGGCTGAGACATTGcttcgctgctgctgctgttgctgggTGTCTGCTGGCCGAGCACCAGCTCCACCAGCTCCTCCTTCTCGCGGCACATCTGTGTGGGGACCTCGTGCAGGTGCAGGTAGTCCCTCAGGTCCTTCACCTTGAGCCTCATGAGCGCCGCCCGGTCAAAGAGGGTGCCGTGAAAACGCAGGCACGTGAGGCAGAGCCGCGGCCGAAGCTCTAGCTGCACAGAGCATCTGCTGCAGAAGCTCTTCTTGCAGTCCACGCAGACGTGCTGCAGAGACCAGGCCACACCAGCAATATTACGCAGTGCATGCGAATTCTGCTCAGAAACTAAGGCTGCACGATATCACATCGCGATATAATCGCAATTAGAGgcacatgtgcaataatcaccagggatTTGGATGCTGGGTGTAAACATTTGTCTGGACGCTGGCTTTACTCCATGAGCATTTACTTACTCCCACAATATGGTAGTATGCCTAAAACATTAATAAGAGGCGTACTGTGACACCCATAAGTCAGTAATCTGTAAATTCAGCATAtgcttatgtttattaaattcagttagcgGAACAAGCACCATACTACCATTTTGTTATATCATGAAAGTGACAAGCAGTGAAGTagcggtgaagaaagggacagttCAGTGGCCacatcatgaaaaaaaaaagagatattgtggataaataAGGTACAAACGACATCGGTGGTGTGCCGGTACTTTCtgcagtttaaagtccgacATGTTTATTATGTTTGCGCCCATTATCTGAAGCCGttgtgattattgcgcatgtgcCATACAATCGCAAtgtgatattgtgcagccctagcAAGAAGCAACCTATACAGAGTTCAAAGCCCTTGCTGCTTGGCCATTCATGTACAGTTATCCACAATGGCTGAAAACAATGTTCCTTTAATTTGTAATGCAATTTGCTACAAATTTAATATGCCTTATCGCCATGTGTACACTTAAACCAATTTGTTTCCATATAAATTGTGCAGTAGGCTACTAGGTCAAAAATAACCATCTGACTTCTATTTGTCCTTTAAATGGACCTGTGGGTATTACACTCAGTTCCACTGGGTTCAGTGAGTGTCCTTGCTTAGTCTGCCCTATGGCCATAAATGTTTCTAATGGTTAAAAACATCGCAAATGACTGTAACAGCAGGAAGTGAACGGAATTTAAAAGAAATGGTATCTATGAACGGCTGTTTTTTAACCAAAAGTAAATATAATAATTCAGGTGGCTCTCTTAGTTACATGTGACTGGAATTAAAAAAAGTGGCAAGGCGAGCAAGACGAGTTTGAAAATGTTATTTGCTGAAAATTTACAagtggtacagtggttagctCTGCAAACCCGCCCTCCATATTTGTTGCCAAAATCAAGCCAAACCGTACCTTTAATTTCCTTCAACAGCCCAAATACATGCAATCCAGATCAACAGCTCTCTATCATTTTCCTTCGTGTATGAATGTGTTTCTACTTAACACCTGGAGCCCGACTTGTTATATGAAGAGTACTCTGTGCTAACTGATACAAGCTCAGTTCTCAGACAACACTGATGCAGTGTTAAATTGAATCCAATCAGACATTACTCCACCAGCAGTGTACTGAGGAGGTTGCTATCATTTATTCTGAGATCCGATTACAAGAATCTTGTTTTCTCAAAATTAGAGAAGGTGTTGAGATTGTTGATGGACAGTGCTTGTAAGGTTACAGTGACTTCTCTTAGTGTATAGAGTAGCAAAGTAGACTTTACCTTCCTCGCTAAAGTTCCAAAACAGCCACCACATGCTTTGCACAAGACCTCAGGGGCAGTTGTTGAATGATTATACCCCGAGTTCAGGTAGGTCTGTCTCCCTGTGTTGCCGTTCCCTTCCACTGTGGTGGTGTTTGTTTCTACACAGAGCCAGCTACAGCAGGATGTCCACATGCCTgaaaaaagcaggaaaaaataaagaattacCCAGCTTGTAGAATTAGATGCACTGGAATTATAGAACATCCCCAGAGAGTGTACTGAAATCCAGTGTAGAACCTTAAGGACATCAGCAGGTAGCTCACACTTATTGTTGTCACAAACGCAACCCCTGGGTATTATTACTAGTCGAATTATAACTTGCATCACTTATTCAGATCTGTTAACAAAGGTTAAGCTACAGAAATGTTGCATCTAGCCTGTCCAACAGAAAGCCTTCCTTATTAACTAAAAAGTTGACTGAGCCGGATTCGGTagaattttaatattcataaaagAGAAGTGTCTCTGCAGTAGAAAAAATGGAATGCTTTACTAGATAACCCAAGAATGAAAAACACCTACAGTTGCACTGTCCAAAAGCCACAATGAAGTCTTTGTTCCACAGACTTAAACCAAACTTAAACCATGTAGGGCAGTAGAGCACATATTTATAGAGAGCCATTTGATTCCAATGTTAAgaaagtaaatatttaaaaaatgtacttATTTCTACAATTCAATTTTTATTACTGTGCTATACATGCTAATGTGCTCCACTGGTAAAAACCAAGACAGATAATTTTATCATATtggtttaatactttttaaat includes these proteins:
- the LOC111847889 gene encoding E3 ubiquitin-protein ligase rififylin is translated as MWTSCCSWLCVETNTTTVEGNGNTGRQTYLNSGYNHSTTAPEVLCKACGGCFGTLARKHVCVDCKKSFCSRCSVQLELRPRLCLTCLRFHGTLFDRAALMRLKVKDLRDYLHLHEVPTQMCREKEELVELVLGQQTPSNSSSSEAMSQPSSTPPEAAPSPIHLSTPPDPPSSVDLEPHGPSDDQGLSVPMTSSPEETPDHEMDTEVQEEQEFQSDTEETMVPGRRASLADISTVDDIEALSVRQLKEILARNFVSYTGCCEKWELMERVTRLYNNQKGLENPDSAGPKSQEENLCKICMDSPIDCVLLECGHMVTCSKCGKRMSECPICRQYVVRAVHVFRS